A stretch of Pirellulales bacterium DNA encodes these proteins:
- the msrA gene encoding peptide-methionine (S)-S-oxide reductase MsrA codes for MSARYRIAAVVTTAVALGGYLMAAEPSTTPAPQADDAPVAAPAEPKLELATFGGGCFWCIETVFEMLAGVHAVESGYSGGRKPNPSYEDVSSGLTGHAEVIQIAYDPRVVTYAELLEVFWKVHDPTTLNRQGPDRGTQYRSVVFYHNDEQRKLAEKYKTKLDESGAYPDPIVTEIAKFEKYYPAEEYHQDYFRKNPSNAYCRINTLPKLEKLKKAFADKLKGTKPQPNSEDPSDAKERAEADWRKVNWRAKLSPEQYRVTRQAGTEPPFRNEFFDNHGDGTYSCVCCGTPLFSSEGKYDSGCGWPSFFQALDDKRIVQLEDRSLGTVRTEIRCATCDAHLGHIFDDGPWPTGQRYCMNSAAMKFKDAKTGEVVEGGK; via the coding sequence ATGTCCGCTCGTTACCGTATTGCCGCCGTCGTGACGACGGCCGTCGCTCTTGGAGGTTATCTCATGGCCGCTGAACCCTCGACCACGCCGGCTCCGCAGGCCGATGACGCTCCGGTTGCCGCTCCCGCCGAGCCGAAGCTCGAACTGGCCACGTTCGGCGGCGGCTGTTTCTGGTGCATCGAGACGGTGTTCGAGATGCTGGCCGGCGTCCACGCGGTCGAGTCGGGCTACAGCGGCGGCCGTAAACCCAATCCCAGTTACGAGGACGTCAGCAGCGGACTCACCGGCCATGCCGAGGTGATTCAAATCGCCTACGACCCGCGGGTCGTCACGTACGCCGAGTTGCTCGAGGTGTTCTGGAAGGTCCACGACCCGACGACCCTCAATCGCCAGGGTCCCGACCGGGGAACGCAGTACCGGTCGGTCGTCTTCTATCACAATGACGAGCAGCGCAAGCTGGCCGAGAAGTACAAGACGAAACTCGACGAATCGGGCGCCTACCCCGACCCGATCGTCACCGAGATCGCCAAGTTCGAGAAGTACTATCCGGCCGAGGAGTATCACCAGGACTACTTCCGCAAGAATCCGTCGAACGCGTACTGCCGGATCAACACGCTGCCGAAGCTGGAGAAGCTGAAGAAGGCGTTCGCCGACAAGCTCAAGGGGACCAAGCCGCAGCCGAACTCCGAGGACCCGAGCGACGCTAAGGAGCGGGCCGAGGCCGATTGGCGCAAGGTGAACTGGCGGGCGAAACTCTCCCCCGAGCAGTACCGCGTGACGCGGCAAGCGGGGACTGAGCCGCCGTTTCGGAACGAGTTTTTCGACAACCACGGCGACGGCACGTACTCGTGCGTCTGCTGCGGAACGCCGTTGTTCTCCAGCGAAGGAAAGTACGACAGCGGCTGCGGCTGGCCGAGCTTCTTCCAGGCGCTCGACGACAAGCGGATCGTGCAGCTCGAGGACCGCAGCCTGGGGACGGTCCGCACCGAAATCCGCTGCGCCACGTGCGACGCTCACCTGGGCCACATCTTCGATGACGGCCCCTGGCCGACCGGCCAGCGGTACTGCATGAACTCGGCCGCGATGAAGTTCAAGGACGCGAAGACCGGCGAGGTGGTCGAAGGGGGGAAGTAG
- a CDS encoding PmoA family protein — protein sequence MLGLSVPWRRVGVVSIAWLALLGGEAIRAEQFAVKETPDGAVVTIDGKPFAEYRKESGHQPIVWPIYDAHGRAMTRSYPQGPQLPHEQVDHPHHRSLWFAHGDVNGRDFWLEPDKQHRGQDDDANRIVHREYVRLAATPPGAIIATRNDWLAGERRVLSDVRTMRFGVRDELRWIDLEYKLQASDGQVVFGDTKEGCFSLRVPGSMDVTAKLGGRLENDRGQVDDDAWGRCAAWVNYAGPVEGKPAGIAVFIHPRCTRSPHRWHVRTYGLFAANPFARREFPQDDQEPQGGPLTIAPGESATFRYLVLLHDGDLTPDQLADWQQRYAADRL from the coding sequence ATGCTTGGCTTGTCGGTTCCCTGGCGACGCGTTGGCGTCGTCTCGATCGCTTGGCTGGCCTTGCTCGGCGGCGAGGCGATCCGGGCGGAGCAGTTCGCCGTCAAGGAGACGCCCGACGGGGCGGTCGTGACGATCGACGGCAAGCCGTTCGCCGAGTATCGCAAGGAATCGGGGCACCAGCCGATCGTCTGGCCGATCTACGACGCCCACGGACGCGCGATGACGCGCAGCTACCCGCAAGGCCCGCAGCTGCCGCACGAGCAGGTCGACCATCCGCATCATCGCTCGCTGTGGTTCGCTCATGGCGACGTCAACGGGCGCGACTTCTGGCTCGAACCCGACAAGCAGCACCGCGGCCAGGACGACGACGCCAACCGCATCGTCCACCGCGAGTACGTCCGTTTGGCGGCGACGCCGCCGGGGGCGATCATTGCGACCCGCAACGACTGGCTGGCCGGCGAACGGCGCGTGCTGTCCGACGTGCGAACGATGCGGTTCGGCGTCCGGGACGAACTCCGTTGGATCGACCTCGAGTACAAGCTGCAAGCGAGCGACGGCCAAGTCGTGTTCGGCGACACCAAGGAAGGGTGCTTCTCGCTGCGCGTGCCAGGGTCGATGGACGTGACGGCCAAGCTGGGGGGCCGGCTGGAGAACGACCGCGGCCAGGTCGACGACGACGCCTGGGGCCGGTGCGCCGCATGGGTGAATTACGCCGGGCCCGTTGAAGGCAAGCCCGCGGGGATCGCCGTCTTCATCCATCCCCGCTGCACGCGCAGCCCCCATCGCTGGCACGTGCGAACCTACGGCCTGTTCGCAGCCAACCCGTTCGCTCGCCGCGAGTTCCCCCAGGACGACCAAGAACCCCAGGGGGGGCCGCTGACGATCGCCCCGGGCGAGTCGGCGACGTTCCGCTATCTGGTGCTGCTGCACGACGGCGATCTGACGCCCGACCAACTTGCCGATTGGCAGCAGCGCTACGCGGCCGACCGGTTGTAG
- a CDS encoding ribulokinase — protein sequence MANQYAIGVDYGTNSVRALVVDVATGAEIGTEVFNYPSGDAGIMLDPSDPHVARQHPGDYIVGFEHAVAGAVKKAAATPGFAPELVVGIGVDTTGSTPLPVDAHGTPLALLPQFEGNLAAQAWLWKDHTSHAEAEEISAVARRQGRPYLAKCGGTYSSEWYWAKILHCLRTAPEVAAAAHSWVELCDFVPAYVTGTLTPERIARSVCAAGHKALYCEEWGGLPACEFLDALDPGLSRFRYTTTALPANRRAGLLTPEMAEKVGLQPGVTVAVGAFDAHMGAVGAGCGKGALVKIMGTSTCDCMVAPLEQQLPDVPGLCGIVAESVLPGMYGLEAGQSAVGDIFNWFVRYLSPAEFGNDAAAHEKLTAAAAKLKPGESGLLALDWNNGNRTVLVDHRLSGLLVGQTLHTTAPEVYRALVEATAFGALTIINRLEEYGVPVEQVINCGGIAEKNPVVMQIYADVCNRPMRISRSAQTCALGAAIFGAVAAGAYESVEEAQTAMTGLKPTEYQPDPNAARAYARLYELYRVLHDAFGGVSAGEGIGTVMKQLISIREEVRKG from the coding sequence ATGGCCAACCAATACGCAATCGGCGTCGACTACGGCACCAACAGCGTGCGTGCGCTGGTCGTCGACGTGGCGACCGGCGCCGAGATCGGGACCGAGGTGTTCAACTATCCCAGCGGCGACGCCGGGATCATGCTCGACCCCAGCGATCCGCACGTCGCGCGGCAACATCCGGGGGACTACATCGTCGGGTTCGAGCACGCGGTGGCGGGAGCCGTGAAGAAAGCCGCCGCGACGCCGGGATTCGCCCCCGAGTTGGTCGTCGGGATCGGCGTCGACACGACCGGCTCGACTCCCCTGCCCGTCGACGCTCACGGTACGCCGCTGGCGCTGTTGCCGCAGTTTGAGGGGAATCTTGCGGCCCAGGCGTGGTTGTGGAAGGACCATACCTCGCACGCCGAGGCGGAGGAGATCTCCGCGGTCGCCCGTCGGCAGGGGCGCCCCTATCTTGCCAAGTGCGGCGGCACATACTCGTCGGAGTGGTACTGGGCGAAGATCCTCCACTGCCTGCGCACCGCCCCCGAAGTGGCCGCGGCGGCCCATTCCTGGGTCGAGTTGTGCGACTTCGTCCCCGCGTACGTCACCGGCACGCTCACTCCCGAGCGGATCGCGCGCAGCGTCTGCGCCGCGGGGCACAAGGCGCTGTACTGCGAGGAGTGGGGCGGGCTCCCCGCGTGCGAGTTCCTTGATGCGCTCGACCCCGGGTTATCGCGGTTCCGATACACGACCACCGCGTTGCCAGCCAATCGCCGCGCCGGACTCCTGACTCCCGAGATGGCCGAGAAAGTCGGCCTGCAACCGGGCGTGACCGTGGCCGTAGGGGCGTTCGACGCCCACATGGGGGCGGTGGGCGCCGGCTGCGGCAAGGGGGCCCTGGTGAAGATCATGGGCACGAGCACCTGCGACTGCATGGTCGCCCCGCTCGAGCAGCAGCTTCCCGACGTCCCGGGGCTGTGCGGCATCGTCGCCGAGTCGGTCCTCCCCGGCATGTACGGATTGGAAGCGGGCCAAAGCGCCGTCGGCGACATCTTCAACTGGTTCGTCCGCTACCTCTCGCCCGCCGAGTTCGGCAACGACGCCGCGGCCCACGAGAAGCTGACCGCCGCGGCCGCCAAGCTCAAGCCGGGCGAAAGCGGTCTGTTGGCCCTCGACTGGAACAACGGCAACCGCACCGTGCTGGTCGATCACCGGCTGAGCGGGTTGTTGGTCGGACAGACGCTCCACACGACCGCCCCCGAGGTCTACCGGGCCCTGGTCGAGGCGACCGCGTTCGGCGCCCTGACGATCATCAACCGCCTGGAGGAGTACGGCGTCCCCGTCGAGCAAGTGATCAACTGCGGCGGCATCGCCGAGAAGAACCCCGTGGTCATGCAGATCTACGCCGACGTCTGCAACCGGCCGATGCGGATCAGCCGCTCGGCTCAGACCTGCGCGTTGGGGGCGGCAATCTTCGGCGCCGTCGCCGCGGGAGCGTACGAGTCGGTCGAAGAGGCCCAAACCGCGATGACCGGGCTCAAACCGACCGAGTACCAACCCGACCCGAACGCGGCCCGCGCTTACGCCCGACTGTACGAACTGTACCGCGTCCTGCACGACGCCTTCGGCGGGGTCTCGGCAGGCGAAGGGATCGGAACCGTCATGAAACAACTGATTTCCATCCGCGAAGAGGTGCGGAAGGGGTGA